DNA sequence from the Electrophorus electricus isolate fEleEle1 chromosome 19, fEleEle1.pri, whole genome shotgun sequence genome:
ACACTACAGGAATGATGAACATTATGATTCATTCATATGATGGCCTGGTGCTGGATATATGTTTGCCAAGACAAATTCATGTCAAAATCAGGCTGAATTCATGCAGTCTAATCCCGGCATTAGAGATTATATCTATTTCACATAATGAGGTTGAGTTTTAATTCAcagtatgtatgtttgttaaaGAAATGTGTTAACTTGTGGGCTTAGAATGGTGATGGTTGGTGCTATGTCCTGGTCTCCTCCCCTTCCgctgcacccagtgcagtcccccagggggctgtggtttctgatcgagagtacgctgtgcgcaaaattggctgccacttctcatcaggtgtgtgtgtgtgtgtgtaaaaaaaaaaagtgatatttgtaaagtgtccttCAGTTTGAGAAAGGTGGTAGATAAATACAACTAATAATGATAATAGAATGAAATTCTCCTTCAATTACCCTTTTTGCATCGTCTCATTGAAAGAGACTGATGGGCAGGCCAGTCCTGAGGTAAAACAGTGAATGAGAGATTGAAGAGACTGCTCTGGAAAATAACTGTACCCTAACCTGCCTATCTGCACAGAGCAGCTTGTAAAAGCAAACAAGTCAGTGTCAGTATCACAGATGATGCAACCCCTGTTTGCTGTATGAAAGAAATCTTAGAGAGTTAttcctctctgtgttcctctgtgttCCAACACAGCACTATTGAGTTAACTgcactgcaaaacaaagcacaggCTAGCTCACAGGTGGGCAGTGAGCGGCAGCTGAAGAGTAAATAAAAGGTAGAAAATCCACTACGGTCCACACAGTGACCTACACAGAAATGAGGGGGATGAGATTAATGCTGGAtcaaagaaagtgagaaaagagGGCAAGATGCCTTGACTTAGCCCAACATCAGTAGAGGGGAGGCTCTACTGGAAATCTATAAGGATATTCTACAGTTCAACTGTGCTACAGACAactgaatgttttatgtttggaGGTTTGAAAATTGAGACCGCACCTCCTTTTTTCTTGCAATTACATGATGGTTTCTTGTCCTGGAAAGATATCTTTTCTGCAGGGCTTGTGTAATTATTTGCTCCAATAGTACTTTCAGTCTTGATGACAGTATTTACAGGCAATAATAGCCTGTAAgacatatacaaaaaatatatataacattaccTGAATGATCCATTGCTTTAGAACTGGATTATGATGTACAACTGTGTAAGCAGTGTTTTGGCAATCACTAAGGAGAAGATTAGAAAACCAAATTAGGATGCAAGTTTTCCAAATTAAGACATCAAACTCTTTAAATGGCATTAATATGAGAACACACTGTATTTGTTAAGATTTTCTCACTAACAGGTTATGTAGATGGTAATACCAGTACAGAAACTGCTTTGCTTAGAGCAGAAATGGTAGCcttgaatgaacaaatatacaaatcCTATAGCTACGTGGTTGGTCTGTACAATACACATGCCTCAGGGATGAAGAATCCCAGATGTTTGAAGGCTTGAAACATGAGAGGCTACCCAGGACTAGGTCAGTACCAATTCCAATACTCCAAACTATGCCTATTGTAATCTGTACCAGTGTCACACTGCTTTTAATAACATTGAAGTTCAATTCAGACAAAATGCTTTAAGTGCAATGGGGGTTTAATGATGGgtaggaaagagacagagaagggaaTGCCTTTTCACTCCACTCAAGCACGTTAAATTCCCACCAACCTTAGTCCCCTGAGACTCACAGGAAATGGAAAGGCCGACTAAAGTCAAGGGCTTGTTTTAATGACTCCTATCAGACTGCACGGTAGTAAGAGAGGTGCTGAATAATTACTGGATGTTACCTCTAGTCTAAGCATATGTTGTATATTAATGTCAAGTGAATATCAAGTATGATGGAGGATTATGGCATATATCATATCATCCTTATTATCTTCCAAATTGACTTCTGAAATACAAAAGTCAGGCTGTGCTTGAAGCTGCACACTCATTTACTCATTCAGTCATCTCTGTATCCTAATCGCATTGAATCAGCAAAGTAAAACTGTGTCAGGAAGCAGTGAAGCAAGACTTTCCAAATATTGTCACAGGCAATAACCCAGCAGCCAAAGCTTTTGCACAAGTGAGGTAGTTAAAACAAAagtggctatgctgtggtttaTTATTACGTTACAAACATCTACTTACCATTATTTGTAAGAGAAATCTTAATAAAATGCCTTCCTGTCAGAACATTTCAGCTACAGTAGTGCACATCAACTAGCCTATACTTAATAAATGAAGATAAAAATGGCTAACACTGAAGGAACCTCTGTATGAAATGGTCCACAAGAATTCAAACACTCAAAATAGAGAGATTTAATAGCCTTATAGTTTGCTTTGAACAGCTGGGCACCTGAGGGCAATGCATCACTTAGCAGAGGATGCCCAGCAGACACTGAGTGAAAAAAcgatttactttgttttttaaaagcctCGGAGAAATAGTGGATGTGTCCACTCATGACCAATCATGCCCTTTGCTATTAcaatacatcatttaaaaacattttttacaatgCCGCCAGGTGGTTTGGTCCATTTTCACATAATTTCAGAAACATGTGATAATACCATTAATATTACTCCTTTTATGATTTATTCTTAAAATTTATGTACAAAATAACAGCAGGACATCTATGTCTGATGCAGTTTAGTTcctgaatatttaaaatctttctGATCACAGATGTAGTCACTGCATGCACTGCCACAAAATATGACATTGCTATGAATAAGTACCAAAGACCAAAGCTCTGTCCTACTAAAATTAGACCTTAGATATTTTGCATAGTGCTACTATCACAATGAAAATACATGCAGCTTTTATGTTGCTAGGTATATCTCTGCAGTGCTTTAGACCATGTGACTGAAGAGGGTTGAGGAATTACCCATGATCCTGCAAGGAGGTGAAGGTCTAGGCCCAGGGCCTATCCACCTGTGTTCTGACACAATAAGAGTGCCACATGGGGGCTTTGTTTCAGCTAATACCTCTATATTTTCTCTCGATCCATCTCTGTCTTGAACAGAGAAGatatattttcagaaaattaaCTTCTTGTTTTAGTTCACCATTTCAGAAATCCTATCAACTGTATGCGAAGATGTTTTACTAAGACCTAGTAACAGCACTGTAATGAACTCTTTTTACAATTTGATCTTAATTCAAGTgcttaaaatattgtttaatcATCTGAGGATTGTAGGCCTGTTTCAGCAGTGTTTCAGAGTGTTGTCATAAGTGGCAGCAAACACTAAGGTGGACTGCTGTATGAAGGAACTGTGACATTTGTGATTTTGCAGTTCACTCCAgttgcataaaatgtaaaataccaGGCATGAGCCAGCACTCACACAACCAAGGCTACCTACTGTAGGGAATTCCTCATTTTTAAAGtgatacactgcctggccaaaaaaaaaaaggtcacacactcttaTTTTTCGTTGGACCGCATTTAGCttgattacagcacgcattcgctgtagcatcgtttccacaagcttctgcaatgtcacaacacttatttctgtccagagttgcattaatttttccccaagatcttgtattgatgatgggagatttggacaactgcgcaaagtcttctccagaacatcccaaagattctcagtggggttcaggtctggactctgtggtggccaatccatgtgtgaaaatgatgtctcatgctccttgaaccactctttcacaattcgggcctgatgaatcctggccttgtcatcttggaatatgcctgtgccatcaggggaaaaaaaagccgtTGATGGAATAACccggtcgttcagtatattcaggtagtcagctgagcTCATTCCTttggcacataacattgctgaacctaggccttaccaactgcagcaaccccagatcatagcactgcccccacaggcttgtattttaggtactaggcatgatgggtgcatcacttcagccgcctctcttcttaccctgatgcgcccatcactctggaacagggtaaatctggactcatcagaccacatgaccttcttccattgctccagagtccaatctttatgctccctagcaaattgaagccgtttttgctggttagcttcactgacaagtggttttctaaaggctacacagctgtttagtcccaatcccttgagttcccttcacattgtgcatgtggaaatgctcttactttcacaaTTAAACATAttcctgagttctactgttgttttctgatttcaccacacatttaagtgatcgccgataacgatcattcaagatttttttccgatcacattccttcctcgaagataatgtccactttttaataatgcattggacagttcttaacccgattttagtagtttcagcaatctccttagatgttttctttgcttgatgcatgccaataatttgacccttctgaaatagattaacatcttttccatgaccacaggatgtgtctttcgacatggttgtttaacaaatgagaagctactcactgcatcagttagggttaaataacttgttgccagctgaaacataatcacccatgcaatAATTATctaatgggaggctcttacctatttgcttagttaactccaggtggtgacctttttttggccaggtagtgtaTATAACAGGGCTACAGATTCTTCCAAGCTAAAGGCTGTTTCCTACTTGTTATTTCTATTGCCTCTTCCCAGTAATCTTAGGTTAATTCCATCAATTCTGGAAGTTAGCACGTATACTCAGTAATAAACCGAAATAAAGTAAGCtcttatttatgtaataaatcaacaatattttatttccaACACAAAATTTTCTTTTAGaaaatcaaaaagaaagaaatataaatgcagtgtcatatttttaaaattattttataattggtGATTTAAAACACCCTGAATAAACCATTATCTTAAATAACCTGAATAGAAGAGTTAGTTGTTTATAAAACAGAACATCCTCATTTataacagagagagtgagaaaataattacttttttatccagaaaaaaattaagctaagcatatttttaaagtaacattgAAAACTGAACCTATTGTATATCCTATTATATTTCCacaatgttttcatttagcttcagtctctctgtataaCAGACAGAGGCTCATTCATGTTGATTCTGAGTGCAGTTTACATCGTAGGCCTCCTGCCTcacaaattaatataatatagcCTGTCAAATAATAGTCATACTAAGCAGTGTTTTACTTACTTGAATTTGCTTAGCAGTCATAATGAGCTAACTCTATTGTTTATATTTCTCAGGTTTATGGGGAAAAGGTTATCCCCTGATTAGCAGTACTGCAGATATTAGAAAAGCCCCAAATCTGATTTGGAGCTACCTGGAGAGGGTGATatgatgtaataataatgttagAAACATTCAAGTACTGACAAGCTACAGAGATATTGCTATGAAAGTGACCTATTCAGATTTCATGAAACATGATAAAAGTTGAAGAAAGGGTAGTTGATAAGTCACCATGAGATCTTGATCACAGTGGAATCACATTTTAATGGGCAGAAACTGCAAAAGGTAATAAAATGGAAAGTTTGGTTCAACAAGGACTGTTCATAAGCAAATCTTCAACATTTACAGATTTTTCAACAACTTTCAGTAATATTTGGCTTTGCCACAGAATTGTATGAGCCATGTGATTCTGGCCACAAAAGAGTCACAGTCAGTGTGCTTAGAcagtttttgcttgtttgtgtagcATAAGTTGCATGTCTAAAAACACAActgagttgagagagagaagagattcAAAATGAATTGCTCATTAGGATTCTGCCACAATTACATTCttgcaaatatattttacaataagtataGCAAAATTTACAATTTACCATAAGATTCTTGACATAAGTTTATTCCCTGGAGATGCTGTgatagtttgtttttaataaacccAATGAAGCCAAAGTACAGACAATGTTACCACTCACTAATACTTGATTATTGATTAAAACTCAATGGGAAAATTCTGTGTCATGATAAACTTTGTTCTTTCTatggaaaatatgcattaaattGCCTCTGAAACTTTACAGTACTGCACTAGGTCCCCATCTCACTTAATCTACAGCATAAATGTAATCCATCACATCTGGCCCAGAGAGTagaaacaaataatatttttgtggcCAATGCAAAAACTCTTTCACAACAAATGACTTGAGGATGCATCTcttctgtattttaaaatgacaatattcTGGTGGAGTGCTCTTtgaaaccaaaaataaatatgtgaaaaGGTTTAAAGTCTCTTTTCCCATTAGCTATTtatgaaagaaatgaatgagTAACAATTTCAGGAGATCAGGGTGATCAGGGTTGGCAAAAGAAGAACAGATTCGGTTGTCTATTAAGGAACAGCAGAGGCTTTTCAGTTTCTTAGTGTCACCTCCCTTGCCATGTTACATATCCCATATAAATATccacaaataatacatttctgtgAGGATTGGATCGGCATTGCTCTTCGGCTAGTTCATTTGGCCCACCTTTTGCTGTGAAAGCTTTATGTCCAGGTTTGTTTCCCTACCTTTGTTCAGATTGGTTACACCCTACCGCCTGCCATATCAGCTGCCGCTTTGTCACCGGCACCAGCAATCCAGTGATAGCAATCGGGGGCTTTCGTGTTCTGAGGCTTGGCAGTACAGCGTCTGCAGTAGACAATACCCAGCACGGCCATCACCACAATGAAGATGCAGAGCGGTACCAGCAGCCCGACCAGCAGCCAGTTGCTACTATCCTTAATGGGTTCCTCTTTTCCCTCAGTGAACAAGATCAACTGGGTTTGTGATTCTGGGCCCAATTTGTTGATTTTATAGTCGAAGACTCCATCAAGAGTTGTGAGAGGGCTTTGAGTGGTTTGCACTTTGTTCAGCCCCTTTGAAGTAGGACTGGTCCGTGACCATTTCCAAGCACCACCTCCCACAGTAGTGGTGGGCAGTGCTGTGGGTTCTGTGGTACTCTCATCCTCATAGTAGTCAGGCACTGGAGTTGCTGTAGAAGGTAAAAAGTTTTCCATGGAAGTCACTGGCAGATCCACCTCATCCCGTTCCACACTAATGATCCCAGGAGAGCTTTCAATTGAATGGGTGCTTTCAGCCTCTTTCTGGTGAGCAGTGGTGAACCATGGCAGGTGTGTGGGAACACTATCCAGATTATAAAGCCCATCTGGAGACTTGCTGTTCCAGTCAGTGTCAGAATCCTCAGTCCAGGGGTACTCCGTGCCATCAGGTTCCCAAATAGGGTGAGGAAGATGTGTGATCAATGGGTAGGAAGCAGTTACTGTAGAGTGTTGTTCATCTTCATCAATGAGTCTACATGAATTGTCAGGTTGAAGCTCATAACCCTGTCCACAAAAGCATTCAAAGCCCCCAATGTAATTGTGACACATCTGCTCACAGGTTCCTTCAATCTGACATTCATCAATATCATGACATTGACTTGGGTCCTCTGGCAGAGGAGCATAGCCAAGATGGCAATGGCAAATGTAGGAACCCATTACGTTCTCACAAGCATGCTCACATGGATACTCCGCACACTCGTCCACGTCCTCGCAAGTGCCCTCCTCTGACTGATAGCCATCCCGACAGTGACACTCGAAGCTGCCTGGAGTGTTTATGCAGATGTATTCACATGGGCTCTGCAGGCActcatccacatccacacagtGCTGCTCATCTGGTGCCAACATGTAGCTATCTGGGCACGCACAGCGGTAACTCTCCATCACTGCCAGGCATTCAAATTCACAGGGAGCTCCTTGGCATGGGTCAATTGGAAAACAGGTTATCTGATCTTCAGCCAGGAGGAATCCTTCATTGCATTCACAGTAGGCATGCTCGCCATCCTCTATACAGTTATGGTTGCAGCCACCATTGTCCTTATCACACCAGCTTGTCTTGGGATCATCATAGCAGTAAGGAGGTTCTCTGTTCCAACTCACAGTCCCAGCCTTTATTTGCATACACTGCACTGTCTGGTCACCCTTAGTAATACAGGGCACAGTTGCCGATGATCCAGGAGGAATTTGGGTCAAGAAGGCAGTAACAAGTTGAAACGGAGTATTATACAATGCATTCCCAGCTCCTTCACTCATAATAGGTTGGCACATACCAGGAAAAGCATACCTGCACAAGTAGGCATCCACAGGCATGGAGCATTGGTCATCCTTCCATTTCAAGTTGTTCTGGAGTTCCAGAGCATGAGTACTGTAACTCACGGCCACACAGCGTGGAGTTGAGCAGATGGCCAGGGACTCCTCATCCTGCCAGTTGGTGTATGAGGTTTCATGCTCTCCGGTGACCCAGGTAAAGCCCCTCATCGGACTGGCTTTTGAGCACTTGCGGGGCAGCCTTTGCAAACCAATCCATATCCGCATGCGGTCGCTGTCCCTCAGTTCTATTTTAGAAAAGAGAGTCTCTACCATCCTAGCCTCCTGTGGACTCGTGATGGTGACCAGATTGCCCCCCTGGCTTTTGCAGCTGCGCCAGGCATCCAGGAAGAGTTTTCGCTGCGAGTAGAGCACTAAACAGCTGTTCTCATTGCACAGTACATCCTGATCCTTCAAATCCTGAGTCTGTATACTTGTTACATACAGCACTACAGACAACAGAGTTGTAAAGTGCACAGGGGAGCCCATTCTTCTcaaaactctctctatctctccctgtctccccctctgtctcttttacCCAGTGTTTTTACTGTTGCTTTCTTTGAATGGTTAACAAAATCCAAAGCTATTCCACATTTACTGACTCCTACTTTGTCCAAGTTTTGTGTGTATACTTTCTCTCTCGACTCTCCTGACTCTCCCCTGTCTGACAGACGTTTGAACCTGGTTTGAGTACTTGCAGTCTGTCCCCTGACTttccagagaggaggaggagagttcGGGGGAGGGGGCATGAGTAATAGGAagagttgcaaaaaaaaaaaaagaggaattGTATGTTTTCAGAGGAGGCAGGGATGGGGGagggattttgtgtgtgtgtgtgtgtgtgtgtgtgtgtgtgtgtgtgtgtgtgtgttggaaaaCCGGGGGAGGTGTAACAGTCTCCCTTTTCTCAGAGTATGCCGTATGGTTCTCATAAGTTCATGTATGGAAGTGGTTTGGGACCCTTTCATTGCCCCCCTCTTCCCTCCACCCATACAGGGAATGGGTAGCTCTAGTATACTTCTCCCAAAACAGTTTTTCCCCCATTAATAACAAAGGCCAAGGGTAGACTTATGAATAGGACAAAGCAGAATGCCTTTGCCAAAAATCCACCTTTCATCATTAAACTGTCTCTTGCATGTTTCTTAGTATACATTCTTTGGTTtgctatgttttttttaaatacctttcATATTTATCGTTTGTACATGCCAACAGTCATCAATATTAACTGTCTAGAaggtataaaaatatatttcatgaAGTAACTTTTAATGAATGTGGCTGTTTTTATTCTTGCATTTCTGTCTTTATGAGGGACCAAATGTCCTCAAAATGATTGAGAAGCTGTGTGATATTTTAGACAATCTGAGACAGCACAGCAGTACTGATCCAAAACTGGTTCCATGTTATGCAAAAATAAACCTTGTAAACTTTTAGATAAATGTTATGGGGTTGTATAGTTTTTAATgggacacacagaaagacatatTTAGACTTCAATATGgtgactgccatttttaaacagcaaGTAATTAAGAATTAACAGCAAATAATCATTTGTCCAGGTGATTTTTTCCAAAAGTATCTTATAATGCACCGTATCCTGTATCTGAAATTCCTttgcctgatttttttttttttaattcaaagaATCCTCAGACGAAATATCTCTGGGATAATACTGACACTACTGACCACAAGCATTAATGCTTTTCTGTATGTAGTATGTTGCTTGGCTTTTCTTGACAGTATTGTGCCTTTGCCGTTCTATTGTGTACAACAGATCTATAGGACTGCAGTCATTTCAAATGTATAGGACTGCAGCTAGCATGGAGAGTCTGTAAGGTAATCTTTTACcagtgtgcatttatttttcctggAGCTTTCCACCTGTGACCTGTTaatcacattctctctctctctccttctccgtGATCCCTCATTCAAATCTCTCTGGGGTATCGAGCTGCTCTTTGTCATCCCTTCATTTCTGTTGGGACTGAACACGTTCACCTCATTTtctgaactctctctctttctgtgctgACATGCTGAAGGACATCTAATGGCTTTGTCGGGCACAAGGGTAATCAAATGTATTAAGATGCCAGATCAAAGAGGCCTCGTTGAGATCTGAACAAGACGTTGTTAGAACTGAAGCTCGCCTGGAcatgaatgtcatttttaaagggTTCACACAGCAGTTACGATGTTGTTGCTTTTCTCATATTGATCATAAGCCACATATACAGCTTTGTCTGTAGTCATGGCGTTAGATCTGCATGGGCTTTTAGTTGCTTTAGATTCAATCATTTTATAGACAGCACTTGTGCACTTCATTCAGACTAACTGCCTCGCAGTGAAGCACAAAAGTCATCTGGTTGTTTCAAAATAGCCTTCACCCAGTGTCCCCATCCCTCAGACagatagaaagaaaacagatagAAAGAAACTTTGACCAATATGGCAATATTTTTTCATACCCCTGAGAGCACAGACCAAATCAGGAAAGGATAATACAGACTGAAGTATTTAGCCTGTATTAAAGATAACAGCAGGGCAGGCACTAAAGGAACAACTCCATTACTTGGTTATGCCTCTTTAAGAGGGCATTTCTCAATGGACCTAATCTTTTAACCTGACAATTAGGTCTTCTTTTAGAGAGACATCTCACCAGCAAAAATTAACAGAGCAGTCTGCTAACCTATTCCACTAGGTTTTAAACTTGCCTAATGCATAAAAACAGGATTATGTGGATATTTATTACATTCTCAATGTAACATAAATAATTATGTACCAGTATAAACACCAGCGAGCAGGGCCAGGGGTAACACATACCTTTAGTTCAAATACAATCTATTAAAGGTATTTGGTTATATGACATAATTTAGTACATTTACCACACACCAACTTCACCAAACTGTTCCATGCAGCTCAGCATTTagtgaaacaaaataacaatatttcTGCCACCTTCCAGAAGAATGTAGAACATaatgaacaaagaaaatcacagaaCCATGAAAAGTGTTTTTCTTCACAATGTACTTCATACCTTACTGCACTGAAATGCAGCACAATTTCAAAGAGTGAATAACTTAGCCATAGAACTCTCCTTCATCAGCTAATAAACGGATTTTATTAAGATTTCAAAAGCGGCAGTCAGCAATGTATTCTTCAGTAAAATGACAACTATTTGGCCTTCATCAGTCAATACTCTTTTTCAAACAATTAGCgctttttaaatactttttgttGTCATAATTATTTTCATGAGGACTACAAATTAGGTGTTTAAATCTTTTCCCTAAAACAAATTGGCCTCAAATCTAATTAAGTGACTTGGAGTTTGAGAATAGTGCTTCTTACATTTAACATCTCATTGGGTACACAAGTAAGCTGCAGGGTTCATTGTTGGGTCAAAAGCATGCttcatgtatatatacacacacacacacacacacacacacacacacacacacacacagttcaggtatatctgtatataaagtatataacaTCGACCTCCTCAGTGAAATATGACATCTTCAAGGCTTTTGATCCAAGCAAAAAGACTCCCATAATTAAACTAACAGGATGGATTTCTTATAATTCACATCACATTACatactctcttctctctttcccctcttaTCTAGTGGTTGTAACTACTTAGAGGACACTGTCATAAGCATAGCAGCTCTCCGTCACCTCCTAAAGTGTCATAACACTGAGCCAGCCATGGCTGCCGTTATCACAAAGTCCCATTGAAGCCATAATCATTTTAGAGTGAAGCTGATTATACTGTGGGGAATGGTATGTTGAAGGAATGTGTGTTTCACTGCCAGGTAAACGACctgaaaaacaataaagcagACTTTCAACGACCATTTTAAATTGATTTGATATAATCTAGCTGTTGGATGACTCTTGGATGCTATGTTCAGAGAACATAAGCACACAAAAGGAATTAATATAATCCACAACctaaaaaacatacacattagGGACAACTACATTATGGAGATATCTAATAGAAACCCCACACCACATACAACTATCTTTGAGTTATAATACACTGATTCTACATTTAACTCAattcagatgttagttgactgaCTGTTGTACAATTGTGATGTTTTACCACAGAAAGGAATGTAAACCTAAAATGAACCTAAAAGACTCCCAGTCATGGGGAATCCCTCACAAGGGGAAGAAAAAGTTCGGGGTACTCTTGGTCACCTAAAATGTCCCATTAAATTCACAACGTTTCATAACTTTCACTAGAGTGGAGAAGGGGTGTCCCTCACTTTACACAGTGGCCAAGACAGGAAAACATATGAGCagcagccaaaacacacacacatacacatacatacacacacacgcacacacacatacacaaacatatgcacacccacacacacacacacacactcacgcgcacacacatacacatgcagagacacacactcacacgtacacgtgtgtgcacacacacacacacacacacacacacatagactttGTACCTGAAGTCCAGTCATGTCAAACAGTGAACTTTATTCTGAGGAGCTGCTGTATATTTCATACTTGGAAAGTATCAggattttaaatgtatgaatacTAAGAAAGTTTCTTGATGTAGACTAAGATTAATGAATCTTAATGAATTTTCCACTGAAAATCcatgaacattttaattaattgctCCATTGTGATTTTTCCAATTGTAGAAAACAACTACCTGTATCTAGCTCAGCTCAATGTTCCTCATTCACACTGCTTTCAAAATGATTGTTTATCAGATAATCAAAGTTTTATGCAGAGATTATATGGATGTTATTTTGTAAACACTTATGTTCacatgaattaaaattaatctACAAACACTTTGAGATATGTGATCATTCCATGATCATGAAGAGAAATAAGAAGACCAAAATCTAAAAAGAAATCTGCAGAAAAAGACcccaatacaaaaaaaacaagaaaaagacaaaacgATGAGGCTCATTACTTCATTCCACGCAGCCATTAAAATAAACGTTGGATTAAAAAGTAAGTCATTTTTCACTGCTATCTCAGTCAAGCATTTTGGAATAGTATGCCTTTCCCAGGGATAAACCAATTACTTTTTCTAGTTCATGATTACAGTTCAACATAACTGGGGCTGGTACTCCACgattaaagaataa
Encoded proteins:
- the cd248a gene encoding CD248 molecule, endosialin a → MGSPVHFTTLLSVVLYVTSIQTQDLKDQDVLCNENSCLVLYSQRKLFLDAWRSCKSQGGNLVTITSPQEARMVETLFSKIELRDSDRMRIWIGLQRLPRKCSKASPMRGFTWVTGEHETSYTNWQDEESLAICSTPRCVAVSYSTHALELQNNLKWKDDQCSMPVDAYLCRYAFPGMCQPIMSEGAGNALYNTPFQLVTAFLTQIPPGSSATVPCITKGDQTVQCMQIKAGTVSWNREPPYCYDDPKTSWCDKDNGGCNHNCIEDGEHAYCECNEGFLLAEDQITCFPIDPCQGAPCEFECLAVMESYRCACPDSYMLAPDEQHCVDVDECLQSPCEYICINTPGSFECHCRDGYQSEEGTCEDVDECAEYPCEHACENVMGSYICHCHLGYAPLPEDPSQCHDIDECQIEGTCEQMCHNYIGGFECFCGQGYELQPDNSCRLIDEDEQHSTVTASYPLITHLPHPIWEPDGTEYPWTEDSDTDWNSKSPDGLYNLDSVPTHLPWFTTAHQKEAESTHSIESSPGIISVERDEVDLPVTSMENFLPSTATPVPDYYEDESTTEPTALPTTTVGGGAWKWSRTSPTSKGLNKVQTTQSPLTTLDGVFDYKINKLGPESQTQLILFTEGKEEPIKDSSNWLLVGLLVPLCIFIVVMAVLGIVYCRRCTAKPQNTKAPDCYHWIAGAGDKAAADMAGGRV